The Gemmatimonadota bacterium sequence CGTCAACGAGAAGCTGCAGCTCGTGGGCGCCACCCTGCCGACGGAGGCCGGGCCTCCGGTGCTCGCTCCGATTTCATCGATCATGGGCGAGATCATGCTCATCGCTATCACCGGCGATGAAGGCGCATCGGAAATGGACATGCGCACGGTCGCCGACTGGACGGTGCGGCGCCGGCTGCTCGCGGTCCCGGGAGTGTCCCAGGTCATTCCGCTCGGCGGCGAGGTGCGTCAGTACCAGGTCCTCGTCGACCCCGACCGCCTCGCCGCTTACGACGTCACGCTCGAGGAGGTCGCGGGCGCGGCGGAGGGCTCGAACGTGAACGCCTCAGGCGGGGTGTTCATGGAGGGCGGGCAGGAGTACCTGATCCGCGCAACCGGCCGGGTCCAGACGATCGGGGACATCGGCGCCACGGTCGTCGCCGAGCGTGGCGGGACTCCTGTGCTGATCCGGGATGTCGCGGACGTACGCGTGGGAGCGGGAGTGCCGATCGGCCGTGGCTCGGCGAACGCCTCTTCCGCCGTAATCCTGTCCATACAGAAGCAGCCCGATACGAACACGCTGGAGTTGACCGAGCGTATCGACCGGACGCTCGCCGACATCGAGGAGAGCCTGCCGGTGGGCATCTCGATCAACCGCGGGATCTTCCGACAGTCGAGCTTCATCGAGACGGCCATCGACAACGTGCTCGAGGCGCTGAGGGACGGGGCGATTCTGGTGGTCGTGATCCTGTTCCTTTTCCTGTGGAGCTTCCGTACGACCTTCATATCCGTCCTGGCGATCCCGCTCTCGCTGGTCACGGCGGTGTTCGCCCTGAAACTCCTCGGGATCACCATCAACACGATGACCCTCGGGGGGATGGCCATCGCGATCGGCGCTCTGGTGGACGACGCGGTGATCTTCGTGGAGAACTCCTTCCGCAGGCTCCGCGAAAACTCGCTCCTGCCCCAGGCCGAGCAGAAACCCCCGCTCTCGGTCGTGTTCCTGGCGGCGCGGGAGATCCGCGACAGCATCGTCACAGCGACTTTCATCATCGGCATCGTCTTCGTGCCGCTCTTCTTTCTCAGCGGCGTCGAGGGCCGGATGCTCCAGCCTCTGGGGGTGGCCTACATCGTCTCCATCATGGCCTCGCTAGCGGTAGCGTTGACCGTTACGGCAGCGCTCAGCGCTTACCTGCTGCCTCGCTCCGCAGCCACCGAGGCGAGCCGCGACAGCTGGGTCGTGCGCACGCTCAAGGCGGGCTACGCCCGGACGCTGGATGTGGCGCTTCGGCGGCCGGTGTCTGTAATGGCGGGGTCCGGACTGCTGGTGCTGGCCGCGGTCGCCGTCGTGCCGGTGCTGGGGCGGTCGTTCCTCCCGGAGTTCCAGGAGGGCACCCTGGTCATCAGTGCCATAACGCTTCCAGGGACGTCCCTCGACGAGTCTGACGCGCTCGGCCGGCGCGTCGAGGAGATCCTGCTGGCACACCCGGCGGTGGTCGAAACGGCCCGCCGCACCGGCCGCGCCGAGTTGGACGAGCACGCGCAGGGTGCCAACGCCGCGGAAATCGACGTGCGGCTGGACCTCGAGGGCCATGTTTACGAGGAGGTGGCCGAGGAGCTACGCCGGAATCTGGGTGCCGTGCCCGGCACGCAGATCACCATCGGGCAGCCGATCGGCCATCGCATCGATCACATGCTCTCGGGGACTCGCGCGAGCATCGCCGTCAAGGTGTTCGGGCCGGAGCTGCGGGAGCTGCGCGCGCTGGCAGCCGAGGTCGAGGCGGCGATGGTGGATGTGCCCGGCACGGCGGACGTCGCGGTGGAGCAGCAGGCCGACGTACCGCAGGTGCGGGTGACGATGGACCGCGCGGCCATGGCGCGTCACGGCGTAACCCCCCAGCACCTCGCTCTGGCCATAGATGTCGCGTTCGCCGGAGAGGCGGTATCGCAGGTTCTGGAGGAGCAGCGGAGCTTCGATCTCGTGGTCCGCTTCGCGGAACGGCACCGGGGCAGCTTGGAGGCCGTCCGGGCCGCACGCGTCAGCGTTCCAACGGGCGCACAGGTCCCCCTGTCCTCCCTCGCCGACGTGCGCCGGGACGTCGGGCCGAACATGATTTCGCGGGAGAACGTGCAGCGTAAGATCGTCGTCCAGGCGAACGTAGCCGGACGGGACGTGGGCAGCGTCGTCGAGGACATCCGCGGCCGCGTCGGCCGAGAGGTCCGGCTCCCACCGGGC is a genomic window containing:
- a CDS encoding efflux RND transporter permease subunit; amino-acid sequence: MLDSLVRWSLENRLPVVGAAGLLLAAGTITAVRMPVDVFPDLTAPTVAVLTEAHGMAPEEVETLVTFPIETAVNGATGVRRVRSSTSQGISIVWVEFDWGTDIYRARQIVNEKLQLVGATLPTEAGPPVLAPISSIMGEIMLIAITGDEGASEMDMRTVADWTVRRRLLAVPGVSQVIPLGGEVRQYQVLVDPDRLAAYDVTLEEVAGAAEGSNVNASGGVFMEGGQEYLIRATGRVQTIGDIGATVVAERGGTPVLIRDVADVRVGAGVPIGRGSANASSAVILSIQKQPDTNTLELTERIDRTLADIEESLPVGISINRGIFRQSSFIETAIDNVLEALRDGAILVVVILFLFLWSFRTTFISVLAIPLSLVTAVFALKLLGITINTMTLGGMAIAIGALVDDAVIFVENSFRRLRENSLLPQAEQKPPLSVVFLAAREIRDSIVTATFIIGIVFVPLFFLSGVEGRMLQPLGVAYIVSIMASLAVALTVTAALSAYLLPRSAATEASRDSWVVRTLKAGYARTLDVALRRPVSVMAGSGLLVLAAVAVVPVLGRSFLPEFQEGTLVISAITLPGTSLDESDALGRRVEEILLAHPAVVETARRTGRAELDEHAQGANAAEIDVRLDLEGHVYEEVAEELRRNLGAVPGTQITIGQPIGHRIDHMLSGTRASIAVKVFGPELRELRALAAEVEAAMVDVPGTADVAVEQQADVPQVRVTMDRAAMARHGVTPQHLALAIDVAFAGEAVSQVLEEQRSFDLVVRFAERHRGSLEAVRAARVSVPTGAQVPLSSLADVRRDVGPNMISRENVQRKIVVQANVAGRDVGSVVEDIRGRVGREVRLPPGYYVEYGGQFESAEQATRRITLLSLLSLAAIVLLLYMEFRSIRQALLVMVNLPLALVGGVFAVLVTGGVLNVATLVGFITLFGIAVRNGILMVSHYNHLLGEGESLREAVWRGSMERLNPVFMTALTAGLALLPLALAGGEPGNEIQSPMAVVVLGGLLTSLALNMVVVPVLFLRHGVADARPRT